A genomic region of Candidatus Brocadiaceae bacterium contains the following coding sequences:
- the proB gene encoding glutamate 5-kinase translates to MARRVIVKVGTNVLGGPGTALGEDRIASLTGQIAALMREGRQVALVTSGAIGCGMAELGLKRRPATLPMSQAAASVGQGVLMAHYERHFRRHGLHAAQILLTHDDFDSRERYLNACNTIHALFELPCVPVVNENDTISTAEIQFGENDRLAALLTHLIRAELLVLLTSAPGLCLEPPGAGRPADVLEVVERVDDRVRGLVFDEKTALGVGGMRSKIEAARVTTEAGEAAVIADGRLPDVLPRLMSGERLGTLFLPAPDRLSSRKRWLRFTSRPRGTVHVDAGAQAALAARGKSLLPSGVTAVEGEFTRGDVVRIKGPTGGEIARGLCNYSRDEIERIRGCHTSRIEKILGYKHYDEVVHRDNMALLS, encoded by the coding sequence ATGGCCCGCCGTGTCATCGTCAAGGTAGGGACCAACGTTCTGGGCGGCCCGGGGACGGCGCTGGGTGAGGATCGCATTGCCTCATTGACCGGCCAGATCGCAGCGTTGATGCGAGAAGGCCGGCAGGTCGCCCTGGTGACCAGCGGCGCCATCGGCTGCGGCATGGCGGAACTGGGCCTGAAGAGACGGCCGGCCACGCTGCCGATGAGCCAGGCGGCCGCCAGCGTCGGCCAGGGCGTCCTGATGGCCCACTATGAGCGCCATTTCCGCCGCCACGGCCTCCACGCAGCCCAGATCCTGCTCACGCACGACGACTTTGACAGCCGCGAACGCTATCTGAACGCCTGCAATACGATCCACGCTCTCTTCGAGCTGCCCTGCGTGCCGGTGGTCAATGAGAACGACACGATCAGCACGGCCGAGATCCAGTTCGGGGAGAACGACCGGCTGGCGGCGCTCCTGACGCATCTGATCCGCGCCGAGCTGCTGGTGCTGCTCACCTCCGCGCCGGGGCTGTGTCTTGAGCCACCGGGGGCGGGCCGGCCGGCGGACGTGCTCGAGGTCGTCGAGCGCGTCGACGACAGGGTGCGGGGGCTGGTTTTTGACGAGAAGACCGCTCTCGGCGTCGGAGGGATGCGGAGCAAGATCGAGGCCGCCCGCGTGACGACCGAAGCGGGTGAAGCGGCCGTCATCGCCGACGGCCGGTTGCCCGACGTGCTGCCAAGGCTGATGAGCGGTGAACGGCTCGGCACGCTATTCCTGCCGGCGCCGGATCGGCTGAGCAGCCGCAAACGCTGGCTTCGGTTCACGAGCCGGCCACGGGGCACCGTCCACGTCGACGCCGGCGCCCAGGCGGCGCTGGCCGCACGTGGCAAGAGCCTTCTGCCGAGCGGAGTGACGGCGGTCGAAGGCGAGTTCACCCGCGGCGACGTTGTGCGCATCAAGGGCCCCACCGGTGGCGAAATCGCCCGCGGCCTCTGCAACTACTCGCGCGACGAGATCGAACGAATCCGCGGCTGCCATACCAGCCGCATCGAGAAGATACTCGGGTACAAGCACTACGATGAGGTCGTACACCGGGACAATATGGCCTTGCTGAGCTAA